One genomic region from Microcystis panniformis FACHB-1757 encodes:
- a CDS encoding DUF4164 family protein yields the protein MTAETVTYSLESVLKEIKDSIKGVDRKLDTFQKDVEQKLDNLEKRFEQKLDNLEKSFDQKLDNLEKRFEQKLDNLEKSFDQKLDNLEKRFEQKLETLQKNVEQKLETLQKNVTDVKIGLATLTEKVDSMDNRLIKVEGTQSNQIWTLITLLSGSLIAVGFRAFFMGNNP from the coding sequence ATGACAGCAGAAACCGTTACCTATTCCCTGGAATCTGTCCTTAAGGAAATTAAAGATAGTATTAAAGGTGTTGATCGAAAGCTAGACACCTTCCAGAAAGATGTTGAGCAAAAGCTAGACAATCTCGAAAAAAGGTTTGAGCAAAAGCTAGACAATCTCGAAAAAAGTTTCGATCAAAAGCTAGATAATCTCGAAAAAAGGTTTGAGCAAAAGCTAGACAATCTCGAAAAAAGTTTCGATCAAAAGCTAGATAATCTCGAAAAAAGGTTTGAGCAAAAGCTAGAAACTTTACAGAAAAATGTCGAGCAAAAGCTAGAAACCCTACAGAAAAATGTCACCGATGTCAAGATAGGACTAGCAACTTTAACAGAGAAAGTCGATAGTATGGATAATCGACTGATCAAGGTGGAAGGAACCCAAAGTAACCAAATTTGGACATTAATAACTCTTTTGAGTGGTTCCTTGATTGCTGTGGGGTTCCGTGCTTTTTTTATGGGCAACAATCCCTAG
- a CDS encoding hybrid sensor histidine kinase/response regulator — protein MTQPTLRSSVLIVDDLPNNVRLLSIMLTEKGYQVRKAINGQMALNTVRSLIPDLILLDINMPDLNGYQVCEQLKADEKTREIPVIFISALDDVLDKVKAFQVGGVDYISKPFQGEEVMARIENQLTICRQKKQLQNEIQERQKTEETLEIYLHAVSHDLRNPVIGMSMILNNLIKNSQGETKEVSRKILQQMADSCDRQLTLIDSLVETRQNDLWGVSLELKPLSLYEIGQQISQEWELRLKENQATLINNFSPDLPLVNADAHHLWRVFENLLANALKHNPQGIIITLSARLEGNYLWCSIADNGVGISETQRKQLFDRYQRGNNNNQISLGLGLYLCRQIIHAHGGEIGIMNNDEKGSQFWFTLPY, from the coding sequence ATGACTCAACCCACACTGCGCTCTAGTGTCTTAATTGTCGATGATTTGCCCAATAATGTGAGGCTATTGTCGATTATGCTCACCGAGAAGGGTTATCAGGTACGCAAAGCGATTAATGGACAGATGGCCCTGAATACAGTGCGATCGCTAATTCCCGACCTGATCCTCCTTGATATTAATATGCCCGATCTCAATGGTTATCAAGTTTGTGAACAGTTAAAAGCTGATGAAAAAACCAGAGAAATTCCCGTGATTTTTATTAGCGCTCTTGATGATGTCTTAGATAAAGTCAAAGCTTTTCAAGTGGGAGGTGTCGATTATATTTCTAAACCTTTCCAAGGGGAAGAAGTGATGGCCCGCATCGAAAATCAATTAACTATTTGCCGTCAAAAAAAACAACTACAAAACGAAATTCAAGAACGTCAAAAAACTGAGGAAACCTTAGAAATTTATCTTCATGCTGTCTCTCATGATCTCCGCAATCCCGTGATCGGGATGTCAATGATATTAAATAATTTAATTAAAAATTCTCAGGGAGAAACTAAAGAAGTATCCCGGAAGATTTTACAACAGATGGCCGACAGTTGCGATCGACAATTAACTTTAATTGATTCTCTCGTCGAAACCCGACAAAATGATCTTTGGGGAGTTTCCCTAGAACTAAAGCCTTTATCTCTCTACGAAATCGGTCAACAGATCAGTCAGGAATGGGAGTTAAGATTAAAGGAAAATCAAGCAACTTTAATTAATAATTTTTCCCCCGATTTACCCTTAGTTAATGCCGATGCTCACCATCTCTGGCGAGTTTTTGAGAATTTATTAGCCAATGCCCTTAAACACAATCCCCAAGGAATAATTATCACTTTATCCGCTAGACTAGAGGGCAATTATCTCTGGTGCAGCATTGCCGATAATGGGGTGGGAATTAGCGAAACCCAGAGAAAACAATTATTTGATCGCTATCAACGAGGCAACAATAATAATCAGATTAGTTTAGGACTAGGTTTATATCTATGTCGTCAAATTATCCATGCTCACGGAGGTGAAATTGGCATTATGAATAATGACGAAAAAGGTTCACAATTTTGGTTTACTTTACCCTACTAA
- a CDS encoding helix-hairpin-helix domain-containing protein, translating into MVKIIGRQCLGRKPVYDIGVEKDHNFLLGNGLIASNCFNKSHSTAYAYVTYQTAYLKANYPVEYMTALLTASSDNQDKVEKYRENCQKMNIDVEPPDINRSQKHFTPIGRKILFGLSAVRNLGENAIEAILKAREATAGKFTSLGDFCERVDLRVINKRALETLIYCGAFDKIQPNRHQLIEDLELVVAWAQKRTKEKESGQMNIFDMLGGSTENKQESEFEQSPSATAVEDFSLQEKLKLEKEHLGFYVSEHPLKALQRAAQVLSPINLADLEEHKTRKKVSAIVLLNAVKKIMTKKGTPMAFLTLEDASGQSEAVVFSDTYERLQKLLVEEATLMVWGKVDRRDDRGQLIIEDAEPIETIKMVMVNLSMQDVVNQNRQNLLKSILQSGDKQKAKVPVIATIGAGTQRQFVRLGQNYWVEDDNSVLESLKVAGFLANSAPLINH; encoded by the coding sequence ATGGTTAAAATTATCGGTCGTCAATGCTTGGGAAGAAAACCCGTTTACGATATTGGTGTGGAGAAAGATCATAATTTTTTGCTGGGCAACGGGTTAATTGCCTCCAATTGTTTTAATAAATCTCACTCCACTGCCTACGCTTACGTTACCTATCAAACTGCTTATTTAAAAGCTAATTATCCTGTGGAATATATGACAGCGTTACTAACTGCTAGTAGCGATAATCAGGATAAGGTGGAAAAGTATCGAGAAAACTGTCAGAAAATGAATATCGATGTTGAACCTCCCGACATCAATCGATCGCAAAAACATTTTACCCCGATTGGGCGCAAAATTCTCTTTGGTTTGTCCGCAGTTAGAAACCTGGGCGAAAATGCGATCGAGGCTATTTTAAAAGCCCGGGAAGCAACAGCAGGAAAGTTTACTTCCTTAGGGGATTTTTGCGAGCGTGTTGATTTGCGAGTGATCAACAAAAGAGCTTTAGAAACGCTAATTTATTGTGGTGCTTTTGATAAAATTCAACCGAATCGCCATCAATTAATTGAAGATTTAGAATTAGTAGTTGCTTGGGCGCAAAAACGCACCAAAGAGAAAGAAAGTGGTCAAATGAATATTTTTGATATGCTAGGGGGTAGCACAGAAAATAAACAAGAATCCGAGTTTGAACAGTCTCCCAGTGCAACCGCAGTAGAAGATTTTTCCCTACAGGAAAAGTTAAAACTGGAAAAAGAACATTTGGGGTTTTATGTTTCCGAACATCCTTTAAAAGCTTTACAAAGAGCCGCTCAAGTCCTATCTCCTATCAATTTAGCTGACTTGGAAGAACACAAAACCAGAAAAAAAGTCAGTGCCATTGTCCTATTAAATGCTGTCAAGAAAATTATGACCAAAAAAGGGACTCCCATGGCCTTTTTAACCCTAGAAGATGCCTCGGGACAGTCGGAAGCGGTGGTTTTTTCCGATACCTACGAACGTCTGCAAAAATTATTAGTGGAGGAAGCCACTTTAATGGTGTGGGGAAAAGTTGATCGCCGAGATGATCGGGGACAATTAATTATCGAAGATGCGGAACCGATCGAAACCATTAAAATGGTGATGGTTAATTTATCGATGCAAGATGTCGTCAACCAAAATCGTCAAAATCTTCTTAAAAGTATTCTGCAATCGGGAGACAAACAAAAGGCAAAAGTTCCCGTTATTGCCACCATCGGTGCGGGAACTCAGCGTCAATTTGTGCGTTTAGGACAAAACTATTGGGTAGAAGATGACAATTCGGTGCTAGAGTCTCTAAAAGTTGCGGGTTTTCTGGCTAATTCTGCACCTTTGATTAATCATTAA
- a CDS encoding M42 family metallopeptidase: MDFDHLFDTIATLVLHHSPSGMETEIDRFLLERFQELGLETWQDQAGNVIGKIKGQDSTKKIAITGHKDEIGAIIKAINPDGTLQIRQLGGAFPWIYGEGVVDIIGDRETSSGILSFGSRHISHQSPQKVQQENTPVTWESAWIETKLTPEELDACGVRVGSRVVVGKHRKQPFRLKDYIASYTLDNKASVAILLALAARIINPAVDIYLVASAKEEVGALGALFFTANNRLDALIALEICPLAPEYPIKDGSNPVLLSQDGYGIYDEQLNQELRTAAEKAGIPLQLAIISGFGSDASIAMKFGHIAKAACLGFPTQNTHGYEIAHLGAIANCISILEVYCQLI, from the coding sequence ATGGATTTTGATCACCTCTTTGATACTATTGCCACTCTTGTCCTCCATCATTCTCCTAGTGGAATGGAAACGGAAATCGATCGCTTTTTACTAGAACGCTTTCAAGAGTTAGGATTAGAAACATGGCAAGATCAAGCGGGAAATGTCATCGGCAAGATTAAAGGACAAGATTCGACCAAAAAAATTGCTATTACTGGTCATAAAGACGAAATTGGCGCTATTATCAAAGCAATTAATCCCGATGGTACTCTGCAAATTCGCCAACTTGGGGGAGCTTTTCCTTGGATTTACGGAGAGGGAGTGGTGGATATTATCGGTGATAGGGAAACCAGCTCGGGGATTCTCTCCTTTGGTTCCCGTCATATTTCCCATCAATCCCCGCAAAAAGTCCAGCAGGAAAACACTCCCGTCACCTGGGAATCCGCATGGATAGAGACGAAATTGACTCCGGAAGAATTAGACGCTTGCGGGGTGCGCGTCGGTAGTCGAGTCGTGGTGGGAAAACACCGAAAACAACCCTTTCGACTAAAAGACTACATTGCCAGTTATACCCTTGATAATAAAGCTTCCGTGGCGATTCTTTTGGCATTAGCAGCCAGAATAATTAACCCCGCAGTGGATATATATCTGGTTGCCTCAGCTAAGGAGGAGGTAGGAGCCTTAGGAGCCTTATTTTTCACGGCAAATAACCGCTTAGATGCTTTAATTGCCCTAGAAATCTGTCCCCTCGCTCCTGAATATCCGATTAAGGATGGCAGCAATCCTGTGTTATTGTCTCAGGATGGTTACGGTATCTATGATGAGCAATTAAATCAAGAATTACGAACCGCGGCCGAAAAGGCGGGAATACCGCTGCAATTAGCCATTATTAGTGGTTTTGGTAGCGATGCCTCCATTGCCATGAAATTCGGTCATATAGCTAAGGCCGCTTGCTTAGGTTTTCCCACCCAAAACACCCACGGTTATGAAATCGCCCATTTAGGAGCCATAGCTAACTGCATTAGCATATTAGAAGTTTATTGTCAACTAATTTAG